One genomic region from Phocoena sinus isolate mPhoSin1 chromosome 21, mPhoSin1.pri, whole genome shotgun sequence encodes:
- the SPATA4 gene encoding spermatogenesis-associated protein 4 → MAAAGLGGELLTLPTVPKSLSLAPRPAAPMRGRPKKCLVYPHPPKRSRVSPSVLRWLQGLDLSFFPRNINRDFSNGFLIAEIFTVHYPWDLKLSSFKNGTSLKVKLDNWAQLEKFLARKKLRLPKELIHGTIHCKAGVPEILIQEVYTLLTHREIKSIQDDLVNFTDYSYQMQLPLVPRSTASKSIKDNIRLSELIGNPNKLNNERKVEFLFLLQMLQRKLSRKLNPKWFEVKPTVGESTFSHGPAQACGCKCNSVISKERVVPVCNGDNPLKEIHMKRAGKRSSDSMKPIRSEAWKGDPEEHLCDGL, encoded by the exons ATGGCTGCCGCCGGTCTGGGAGGAGAGCTTTTGACACTGCCGACGGTACCCAAGTCACTGTCACTTGCGCCACGTCCAGCCGCTCCCATGCGAGGGAGGCCTAAGAAGTGTCTGGTCTATCCGCATCCCCCGAAGAGGTCCCGCGTGTCTCCGTCGGTTCTGCGCTGGCTCCAGGGCCTGGATCTCAGCTTCTTCCCCAGAAACATCAACAG GGATTTTTCAAATGGCTTCCTGATAGCAGAAATATTCACTGTACACTACCCCTGGGACCTTAAATTGTCATCCTTTAAAAATGGAACTTCTTTAAAAGTCAAGTTGGATAACTGGGCGCAGTTGGAAAAG TTCCTGGCAAGAAAAAAACTTAGATTACCTAAAGAACTAATCCACGGAACAATTCACTGTAAAGCCGGAGTACCTGAAATACTGATACAGGAGGTGTACACCTTGTTAACACATCGAGA aattAAAAGTATCCAGGATGACCTTGTGAATTTCACAGACTACAGTTACCAGATGCAGTTGCCCCTGGTCCCCAGATCGACAGCTTCAAAGTCTATTAAAGATAACATTAGGTTATCAGAATTAATAGGCAATCCGAACAAGCTCAATAATGAACGTAAAGTAGAGTTCCTCTTCCTTTTACAAATGTTGCAAAGAAAATTGAGCAGAAAACTGAATCCAA aATGGTTTGAGGTCAAACCAACAGTGGGAGAATCGACTTTCAGTCATGGTCCTGCCCAAGCCTGTGGGTGCAAATGTAATTCAGTCATTTCGAAGGAAAGAGTCGTTCCTGTGT GTAATGGTGACAATCCACTTAAAGAAATTCACATGAAGCGAGCTGGAAAACGTTCTTCTGACTCTATGAAACCTATCAGATCAGAAGCATGGAAAGGGGACCCAGAAGAGCACCTGTGTGATGGGCTTTGA